The proteins below come from a single Oncorhynchus keta strain PuntledgeMale-10-30-2019 chromosome 32, Oket_V2, whole genome shotgun sequence genomic window:
- the LOC118372539 gene encoding DDB1- and CUL4-associated factor 7-like, translating into MSLHGKRKEIYKYEAPWTVYAMNWSVRPDKRFRLALGSFVEEYNNKVQIVGLEEESSEFICRNTFDHPYPTTKIMWIPDSKGVYPDLLATSGDYLRIWRVSETETRLECLLNNNKNSDFCAPLTSFDWNEVDPNLLGTSSIDTTCTIWGLETGQVLGRVNLVSGHVKTQLIAHDKEVYDIAFSRAGGGRDMFASVGADGSVRMFDLRHLEHSTIIYEDPQHHPLLRLCWNKQDPNYLATMAMDGMEVVILDVRVPCTPVARLNNHRACVNGIAWAPHSSCHICTAADDHQALIWDIQQMPRAIEDPILAYTAEGEINNVQWASTQPDWIAIGYNNCLEILRV; encoded by the exons ATGTCGCTCCACGGTAAGCGAAAAGAGATCTACAAATACGAAGCGCCATGGACGGTGTATGCAATGAACTGGAGCGTTCGTCCCGACAAACGCTTTCGCCTGGCCCTTGGAAGTTTCGTTGAAGAATATAACAATAAG GTGCAGATTGTGggtctggaggaggagagttcAGAGTTCATCTGCAGGAACACCTTTGACCACCCCTACCCCACCACCAAGATCATGTGGATCCCGGACAGCAAGGGTGTTTACCCAGACCTGCTTGCCACTAGCGGGGACTACCTGCGCATCTGGAGG GTCAGTGAAACAGAGACTCGTTTGGAATGCTTACTGAATAACAACAAGAACTCTGACTTCTGTGCCCCACTCACCTCGTTTGACTGGAATGAAGTGGATCCTAATCTACTGG GCACCTCCAGCATTGACACAACCTGTACTATCTGGGGGTTGGAGACTGGCCAAGTGCTGGGCAGAGTCAACCTCGTATCTGGCCACGTCAAGACCCAGCTCATTGCTCATGacaaagag GTGTATGACATCGCGTTCAGCCGCGCAGGCGGTGGTCGGGACATGTTTGCGTCGGTCGGAGCGGACGGCTCAGTACGCATGTTTGACCTGCGGCACCTAGAACACAGCACCATCATCTATGAAGATCCCCAGCACCACCCCCTACTGCGCCTCTGCTGGAACAAACAGGACCCCAACTACCTGGCCACCATGGCTATGGACGGCATGGAG GTTGTGATTCTGGACGTGCGTGTTCCCTGCACGCCGGTGGCCCGCCTCAACAACCACCGGGCCTGTGTCAACGGCATCGCCTGGGCTCCCCACTCCTCCTGTCACATCTGCACTGCAG CCGACGACCACCAGGCGCTGATATGGGACATCCAGCAGATGCCCAGGGCCATCGAGGACCCTATTCTGGCCTACACAGCCGAGGGGGAGATCAACAACGTCCAGTGGGCCTCCACCCAGCCTGACTGGATCGCCATCGGCTACAACAACTGCCTAGAGATCCTGCGGGTCTAA
- the LOC118372538 gene encoding PAT complex subunit CCDC47-like translates to MRSMYLLLPALLLLLALPVSRGRYNDDFDDGEDLADFADDNDFAEFEDVSEDTAAEPETAPPPRGAPPAQPAEDDEDEATVELEEDGQEDGFEDSDTQDQDMYSKYDPDEFDGMEKPSQSLKDPLIIHTVPAHLQNSWESYYMEILMVTGLLAYIMNYIIGKNKNSRLATAWFNSHRELLENNFALVGDDGTSKDAVSTGKLNQENEHIYNLWCSGRVCCEGMLIQLKFVKRQDLLNVLARMMRPVCDQVQIKVTLNDEDMDTFVFAVGTKKAMARMQKEMQDLSEFCSDKPKSGAKYGLPELLAILTEMGEVTDGVMDSKMVHYITNHADKIESIHFSDQFSGTKVVQEDGQPLKLPETKKTLLFTFNVPGMGNTSPKDMDTLLPLMNMVIYSIDKVKKLRLNREGKQKADKNRARVEENFLKQTHNQRQEAAQTRREEKKRAEKERIMSEEDPERQRRLEEAAQRRDQKKIEKKQMKMKQIKVKAM, encoded by the exons ATGAGGAGTATGTACCTCTTGCTGCCCGCACTGCTACTTCTCCTGGCACTGCCCGTCTCCAGGGGACGCTACAACGATGACTTTGACGACGGGGAAGACCTGGCAGACTTTGCAGACGACAATGACTTTGCTGAGTTTGAGGATGTGAGCGAGGACACTGCGGCCGAGCCAGAGACGGCCCCTCCACCCCGTGGGGCCCCTCCTGCTCAGCCTGCTGAGGACGATGAGGACGAGGCCACAGTGGAGCTGGAGGAAGACGGACAGGAGGACGGCTTTGAGGATTCCGATACACAG GATCAAGACATGTACAGCAAGTACGATCCAGACGAGTTTGATGGCATGGAGAAGCCCAGCCAGTCCCTTAAAGACCCTCTGATCATCCACACA GTGCCGGCCCACCTTCAGAACAGCTGGGAAAGCTACTACATGGAAATTCTAATGGTGACGGGCCTGCTGGCCTATATCATGAACTACATCATTGGCAAGAACAAGAACAGCCGTCTGGCCACAGCCTGGTTCAACTCCCACCGAGAGCTCCTGGAGAACAACTTTGCCTTGGTGGGTGACGATGGCACCAGTAAGGATGCAGTGAGCACCGGGAAGCTGAACCAGGAGAATGAGCACATTTACAACCTGTGGTGCTCAGGTCGAGTGTGTTGTGAGGGCATGCTCATCCAGCTTAAG TTTGTGAAGAGGCAGGACCTGTTGAATGTACTGGCCAGGATGATGAGGCCAGTCTGTGATCAAGTG CAAATCAAAGTTACTCTGAATGATGAGGACATGGATACGTTTGTGTTTGCTGTGGGCACCAAAAAGGCCATGGCCCGGATGCAAAAGGAGATGCAGGACTTG AGTGAGTTCTGCAGTGACAAGCCCAAGTCAGGGGCAAAGTACGGCCTTCCTGAGCTCCTGGCCATTCTGACAGAGATGGGTGAGGTCACGGATGGTGTGATGGACAGCAAG ATGGTTCATTATATCACCAACCATGCTGACAAGATCGAGTCCATCCATTTCTCTGACCAATTTTCTGGTACAAAAGTTGTGCAAGA GGATGGACAGCCCTTAAAACTGCCTGAGACCAAGAAGACGCTGCTGTTTACATTTAATG TGCCTGGCATGGGGAACACATCTCCCAAAGACATGGACACTCTGCTACCCCTGATGAACATGGTCATCTACAGCATCGACAAGGTCAAGAAGCTCCGCCTCAACAGAGAG GGAAAACAGAAGGCGGATAAGAACCGTGCCCGTGTGGAGGAGAACTTCCTGAAGCAGACCCACAATCAGCGCCAGGAGGCTGCTCAGACCCGacgggaagagaagaagagggctGAGAAGGAGAGGATCATGAGCGAGGAGGATCCCGAGAGACAGCGCCGCCTGGAG